In Procambarus clarkii isolate CNS0578487 chromosome 36, FALCON_Pclarkii_2.0, whole genome shotgun sequence, one DNA window encodes the following:
- the Topors gene encoding E3 ubiquitin-protein ligase Topors isoform X2, producing MSSPREKLQGADACPVMNSSMSACTSEKKSPSGSRTPERPPSDNSPISDDTCPICLSHITDKCVANSCLHGFCLVCLKEWSKQKAVCPLCKLSFTTIMYDIKSESEYKEWKVPRPEPLERSQGIANFQEFLDAERRRFFGYRTTNFPGAATLRRQHPGRTHAIPDAIPSGPRERRHSRYYLRGSSMFRLSVYLNNVWVQPIADITGRYRQSSPDLYREQPALTHRLVPWVNRELAALLPSSRIGVVLGEVMDLIERYAINSREFRRAMQEHLGRRTNHFVHEFYHFARSPYDMVGHDNAAQYVPRYGFNNEDSSTSSSDDSDAVVEVDMSGNPVIVSAGEARQGTTTPGAVEREETLTHEGSVVISSDNFSSSESNEPTSLMSGLAQTQPDFSETHNPEPPESLYMNRLIGRARDFLSTINEGASTSRPAGSSGMQSAANSTLKTEVSSDSEQSDACIVIEEVKKRHKTPEIINLDSDEGEQHAPPLKENDNHWKKKLSKDFIKDKNSSVSSVSSRQHKVKEKQKPTLKRTNFPLHISQSSCSSTSNRKSAKEDHSYCNEHDSASIEASSSNDHNGSIQTSSIEISLKWHKSSKNHDSTFSVKKKDKQCASLTDASSSNDDSSLPNLYCKKRKQKDKGKKASNKRNLTAKSRSTGNTVGSLSSRNRMKSPSRELNASPKRMKKDHRSKIKSSSRFSSCHDAHARNSFTPSNSSESSEESWCPSDRLWTPPSNKTEGSSSQDQCWDSHSKQSSGDSKDSCFREWKDEHSSSKSKHSNKKRKRKSKDRRKSEKSKKSKKSKHKKKGKSKKSVYKCSSSDSETDFSEQSSKRQKKRKRRLADSSSRSESESIEIGSRKRARKTMILSDTSSTSHVSPD from the exons ATGTCCTCTCCAAGGGAAAAACTACAAGGGGCTGATGCATGCCCGGTGATGAACTCCAGCATGTCTGCATGTACTTCTGAAAAGAAGAGTCCCTCTGGTTCTCGCACTCCAGAGAGGCCTCCAAGTGATAATTCACCCATTTCAGATGATACATGTCCAATCTGTCTTAGCCATATTACTGATAAGTGTGTGGCCAATTCATGCCTTCATGGTTTTTGTTTGGTGTGTCTCAAAGAATGGTCTAAGCAAAAAGCAGTATGTCCTCTTTGTAAACTGAGCTTCACAACTATAATGTATGACATCAAATCTGAATCAGAATATAAAGAATGGAAGGTTCCAAGACCAGAGCCATTGGAAAGAAGTCAGGGCATTGCCAATTTTCAGGAGTTTCTTGATGCCGAAAGGCGAAGGTTCTTCGGATATCGCACAACAAATTTTCCTGGTGCTGCCACACTGCGCCGACAGCATCCTGGACGAACACATGCCATTCCTGATGCCATTCCTTCTGGGCCTCGTGAACGCAGacactccagatattatcttagaGGTTCATCTATGTTTCGCCTTAGTGTTTACCTCAATAACGTTTGGGTGCAACCTATAGCAGATATTACTGGTCGCTACAGACAAAGCTCTCCGGATTTATATCGAGAGCAACCTGCACTCACACACCGTTTGGTGCCCTGGGTAAATCGTGAGCTGGCAGCACTTTTACCATCATCCAGAATTGGGGTTGTTCTTGGAGAAGTTATGGATCTTATTGAAAGATATGCCATTAATTCTCGAGAATTTCGACGTGCCATGCAAGAACATCTTGGAAGACGAACAAATCATTTTGTTCATGAGTTTTACCATTTTGCTCGCTCACCTTATGACATGGTTGGCCATGACAATGCAGCTCAGTATGTTCCAAGATATGGATTTAATAATGAAGACAGTAGCACCAGCAGTTCAGATGACAGTGATGCTGTAGTAGAGGTGGACATGAGTGGGAACCCTGTCATTGTCTCGGCAGGAGAAGCCCGCCAGGGTACCACTACACCTGGAGCGGTTGAGAGAGAAGAAACTTTAACACACGAAGGTTCTGTAGTAATCAGCAGTGACAACTTTTCCAGTAGTGAGAGTAATGAACCAACAAGCCTGATGTCAGGGTTAGCACAGACGCAGCCAGATTTTTCCGAGACTCATAATCCAGAGCCGCCTGAATCACTTTACATGAATCGCTTGATAGGTCGTGCCAGGGACTTTCTCAGTACCATTAATGAGGGAGCATCAACGTCTAGACCTGCGGGAAGCTCAGGAATGCAAAGTGCTGCAAATAGCACATTGAAAACAGAAGTCTCCTCAGACAGTGAACAGTCTGATGCTTGTATTGTTATTGAAGAAGTGAAGAAAAGACACAAGACTCCAGAAATAATTAATCTAGATAGTGATGAAGGTGAGCAACATGCACCACCATTAAAAGAAAATGATAATCATTGGAAGAAAAAGCTTAGTAAAGATTTCATAAAGGACAAAAATAGCAGTGTATCGAGTGTTTCTTCTCGCCAACATAAAGTTAAAGAAAAACAAAAGCCCACCCTTAAGCGAACAAATTTTCCTCTACATATTAGTCAATCCAGCTGCAGCAGCACTTCCAATAGAAAATCGGCCAAAGAAGATCATAGTTACTGCAATGAACATGACTCGGCAAGTATTGAAGCATCTAGCTCAAATGATCATAATGGCTCAATTCAGACTTCCTCCATTGAAATTTCACTAAAGTGGCATAAAAGTTCTAAGAATCATGACTCGACATTTAGTGTGAAAAAAAAGGATAAGCAGTGTGCAAGTCTGACAGATGCAAGCTCCTCAAATGATGATTCTAGTTTGCCAAATTTATATTGTAAAAAacgtaagcaaaaagacaaaggcAAAAAGGCTAGCAATAAAAGAAACCTTACGGCAAAGAGTAGGAGTACTGGCAATACGGTTGGGTCTCTCTCCTCTCGGAATAGGATGAAATCCCCATCAAGAGAACTAAATGCATCACCTAAACGAATGAAAAAGGACCACAGATCAAAGATTAAGAGTTCGTCGAGGTTCAGTTCATGTCATGATGCCCATGCAAGAAACAGCTTCACACCTTCTAATTCCTCAGAAAGCTCTGAAGAATCATGGTGCCCCTCAGACCGCCTTTGGACACCACCGTCTAACAAAACAGAAGGATCATCGTCTCAAGATCAATGTTGGGACAGCCACAGCAAGCAATCATCGGGTGACTCGAAGGATTCATGCTTCAGGGAATGGAAAGATGAACACAGCAGCTCTAAATCGAAGCATTCCAATAAAAAGAGGAAAAGAAAGAGTAAAGACAGACGAAAGAGTGAAAAAAGCAAAAAGAGTAAGAAAAGTAAGcataaaaaaaaaggaaaatctaAAAAATCAGTTTACAAGTGTAGTTCTTCAGATTCAGAGACCGATTTTTCAGAGCAAAGCTCTAAGAGACAAAAGAAGAGAAAACGTAGACTAGCAGATAGCTCTTCTAGATCCGAGTCCGAGTCCATAGAGATTGGGTCGAGGAAAAGAGCAAGAAAGACTATGATATTATCTGACACGTCCTCCACCTCTCATGTATCGCCAG ACTGA
- the Topors gene encoding E3 ubiquitin-protein ligase Topors isoform X1: protein MSSPREKLQGADACPVMNSSMSACTSEKKSPSGSRTPERPPSDNSPISDDTCPICLSHITDKCVANSCLHGFCLVCLKEWSKQKAVCPLCKLSFTTIMYDIKSESEYKEWKVPRPEPLERSQGIANFQEFLDAERRRFFGYRTTNFPGAATLRRQHPGRTHAIPDAIPSGPRERRHSRYYLRGSSMFRLSVYLNNVWVQPIADITGRYRQSSPDLYREQPALTHRLVPWVNRELAALLPSSRIGVVLGEVMDLIERYAINSREFRRAMQEHLGRRTNHFVHEFYHFARSPYDMVGHDNAAQYVPRYGFNNEDSSTSSSDDSDAVVEVDMSGNPVIVSAGEARQGTTTPGAVEREETLTHEGSVVISSDNFSSSESNEPTSLMSGLAQTQPDFSETHNPEPPESLYMNRLIGRARDFLSTINEGASTSRPAGSSGMQSAANSTLKTEVSSDSEQSDACIVIEEVKKRHKTPEIINLDSDEGEQHAPPLKENDNHWKKKLSKDFIKDKNSSVSSVSSRQHKVKEKQKPTLKRTNFPLHISQSSCSSTSNRKSAKEDHSYCNEHDSASIEASSSNDHNGSIQTSSIEISLKWHKSSKNHDSTFSVKKKDKQCASLTDASSSNDDSSLPNLYCKKRKQKDKGKKASNKRNLTAKSRSTGNTVGSLSSRNRMKSPSRELNASPKRMKKDHRSKIKSSSRFSSCHDAHARNSFTPSNSSESSEESWCPSDRLWTPPSNKTEGSSSQDQCWDSHSKQSSGDSKDSCFREWKDEHSSSKSKHSNKKRKRKSKDRRKSEKSKKSKKSKHKKKGKSKKSVYKCSSSDSETDFSEQSSKRQKKRKRRLADSSSRSESESIEIGSRKRARKTMILSDTSSTSHVSPGSVHSSHDDS from the coding sequence ATGTCCTCTCCAAGGGAAAAACTACAAGGGGCTGATGCATGCCCGGTGATGAACTCCAGCATGTCTGCATGTACTTCTGAAAAGAAGAGTCCCTCTGGTTCTCGCACTCCAGAGAGGCCTCCAAGTGATAATTCACCCATTTCAGATGATACATGTCCAATCTGTCTTAGCCATATTACTGATAAGTGTGTGGCCAATTCATGCCTTCATGGTTTTTGTTTGGTGTGTCTCAAAGAATGGTCTAAGCAAAAAGCAGTATGTCCTCTTTGTAAACTGAGCTTCACAACTATAATGTATGACATCAAATCTGAATCAGAATATAAAGAATGGAAGGTTCCAAGACCAGAGCCATTGGAAAGAAGTCAGGGCATTGCCAATTTTCAGGAGTTTCTTGATGCCGAAAGGCGAAGGTTCTTCGGATATCGCACAACAAATTTTCCTGGTGCTGCCACACTGCGCCGACAGCATCCTGGACGAACACATGCCATTCCTGATGCCATTCCTTCTGGGCCTCGTGAACGCAGacactccagatattatcttagaGGTTCATCTATGTTTCGCCTTAGTGTTTACCTCAATAACGTTTGGGTGCAACCTATAGCAGATATTACTGGTCGCTACAGACAAAGCTCTCCGGATTTATATCGAGAGCAACCTGCACTCACACACCGTTTGGTGCCCTGGGTAAATCGTGAGCTGGCAGCACTTTTACCATCATCCAGAATTGGGGTTGTTCTTGGAGAAGTTATGGATCTTATTGAAAGATATGCCATTAATTCTCGAGAATTTCGACGTGCCATGCAAGAACATCTTGGAAGACGAACAAATCATTTTGTTCATGAGTTTTACCATTTTGCTCGCTCACCTTATGACATGGTTGGCCATGACAATGCAGCTCAGTATGTTCCAAGATATGGATTTAATAATGAAGACAGTAGCACCAGCAGTTCAGATGACAGTGATGCTGTAGTAGAGGTGGACATGAGTGGGAACCCTGTCATTGTCTCGGCAGGAGAAGCCCGCCAGGGTACCACTACACCTGGAGCGGTTGAGAGAGAAGAAACTTTAACACACGAAGGTTCTGTAGTAATCAGCAGTGACAACTTTTCCAGTAGTGAGAGTAATGAACCAACAAGCCTGATGTCAGGGTTAGCACAGACGCAGCCAGATTTTTCCGAGACTCATAATCCAGAGCCGCCTGAATCACTTTACATGAATCGCTTGATAGGTCGTGCCAGGGACTTTCTCAGTACCATTAATGAGGGAGCATCAACGTCTAGACCTGCGGGAAGCTCAGGAATGCAAAGTGCTGCAAATAGCACATTGAAAACAGAAGTCTCCTCAGACAGTGAACAGTCTGATGCTTGTATTGTTATTGAAGAAGTGAAGAAAAGACACAAGACTCCAGAAATAATTAATCTAGATAGTGATGAAGGTGAGCAACATGCACCACCATTAAAAGAAAATGATAATCATTGGAAGAAAAAGCTTAGTAAAGATTTCATAAAGGACAAAAATAGCAGTGTATCGAGTGTTTCTTCTCGCCAACATAAAGTTAAAGAAAAACAAAAGCCCACCCTTAAGCGAACAAATTTTCCTCTACATATTAGTCAATCCAGCTGCAGCAGCACTTCCAATAGAAAATCGGCCAAAGAAGATCATAGTTACTGCAATGAACATGACTCGGCAAGTATTGAAGCATCTAGCTCAAATGATCATAATGGCTCAATTCAGACTTCCTCCATTGAAATTTCACTAAAGTGGCATAAAAGTTCTAAGAATCATGACTCGACATTTAGTGTGAAAAAAAAGGATAAGCAGTGTGCAAGTCTGACAGATGCAAGCTCCTCAAATGATGATTCTAGTTTGCCAAATTTATATTGTAAAAAacgtaagcaaaaagacaaaggcAAAAAGGCTAGCAATAAAAGAAACCTTACGGCAAAGAGTAGGAGTACTGGCAATACGGTTGGGTCTCTCTCCTCTCGGAATAGGATGAAATCCCCATCAAGAGAACTAAATGCATCACCTAAACGAATGAAAAAGGACCACAGATCAAAGATTAAGAGTTCGTCGAGGTTCAGTTCATGTCATGATGCCCATGCAAGAAACAGCTTCACACCTTCTAATTCCTCAGAAAGCTCTGAAGAATCATGGTGCCCCTCAGACCGCCTTTGGACACCACCGTCTAACAAAACAGAAGGATCATCGTCTCAAGATCAATGTTGGGACAGCCACAGCAAGCAATCATCGGGTGACTCGAAGGATTCATGCTTCAGGGAATGGAAAGATGAACACAGCAGCTCTAAATCGAAGCATTCCAATAAAAAGAGGAAAAGAAAGAGTAAAGACAGACGAAAGAGTGAAAAAAGCAAAAAGAGTAAGAAAAGTAAGcataaaaaaaaaggaaaatctaAAAAATCAGTTTACAAGTGTAGTTCTTCAGATTCAGAGACCGATTTTTCAGAGCAAAGCTCTAAGAGACAAAAGAAGAGAAAACGTAGACTAGCAGATAGCTCTTCTAGATCCGAGTCCGAGTCCATAGAGATTGGGTCGAGGAAAAGAGCAAGAAAGACTATGATATTATCTGACACGTCCTCCACCTCTCATGTATCGCCAGGTAGTGTTCATTCATCACATGATGACTCTTGA